ttcctttatttgtgGGCCTAGCTGAGAGCAGTTTTTGATATTAAGATAAAGCAGACTGGGGGGAAATCCCTCTACTGACAATAACCGAAGCtcatcacagcagataatatccAGCATTGTAAGCGAAGTGAGGTCCTTAAGCCCTCTGACTAGGCGCCTGAGATTTGGAAGTGTGCTAAGAAGAAGAGAAGTAAGAGTGGTGGGCAATCCCTCTGCAGGCCAATACCGAAGCTCCTCACAGCAGTTGATATCGAGCTTTTCAAGTGAAGTGAGGTCTGCAAGCCCTTTTTTGAGATATTTGAGCTTTGGAAGTCCGCTAATTCGGAGAGAAGTGAGAGTGCTAGGCAACAGCCCCTCTTCCGGAAACGATTCCACATCACTGCATCCACCTTCAATCTCAAAACAAGTGAGAGAGACCATTTCGTGTAAACCCCATTCCTTTGTAGGCGTGAGATTGTTGCAATTGGTAATACACAAAGATTTTAGGCTAAGGGGCAAACTACCTTTTGAAAATTGAGAGAGCTTCGGGCAACCAGATAAATTCAAAGTTTGGAGACAACAGAGGCAGGTGTTCAACCCCCCCTCATGAAGTGATTCCAGATTTGGGCAATCCTTGATTTCCATTTCTTGAAGAAATTTGAGAACCGCATTCTGAATTGAAAGGAACTTGAGGTTGTTACAGTCCTTAATATAAAGAGACTGGAGCTTGGTTAATAAGCCTAGGGGTAGGGATCCAACAGAATCACAGCTACTTATTTCCAGCTGATGAAAACTGGAATTTCCTTTCAACAATTCCTCTGGTAGGGTCTTCAGTTTATCCAAGCCATGCAGCTTCATTTCTATCAAAGTTGGGGCCATTAGAATTGAAGCCTCGAGCTTCTTACATCCAGAAACCACTAATTTTGTCAAGGAACCAAGGTGCTTGGGTAAGCTCCCAATCAATGAATGACATTGTTGTATTTGAAGCTCTTGGAGGGAAGGGAAGAGTTCATCTTCATTGGCAAGCAGTTCCCAATGTTCCCACTGTGGCAAGTTCTCAAACAACAAAGTTTTCAGAGATCTGAATGGCTTGGCTCTAAAGTGGGGATTTCCATAAAATCCAGAATCCAGCCTTTTTAAATCTCCCATATTTGAGATTGAGAGCTCTTGAAGACAAGATAACTGTCCCAGTGGTGGCAAGGACGTGCATTTTTTGCACTTGGTAAGACGTAGGAATACCATGTTAGCGAAAATGGCATCACCTAACCACTCGGGAAACCTTGTACCACCATAGTTTTCAATGGTAAGCTTCATCAAATTTTCATGAGGCTGCAAATTTCTGAGCACTTCTATTTCAGTTTGTTCATCATGAGTGTTAGAGTTCCATTGGAAAACTAACTCATTAAGATGattcttttctttcaatttgGCGTTTGAAGCATCTGTTGCATCGTTGACATTCTCCAGTTTTGAGATGCAGAGTGTCTTACGAAGATGTGGAAGATTTCCCAATTTATTGATATTTGCACCACGGTCTTTGCTTACAACAAAATTAGTCAACACTCGGAGACTCTTTAATTTTCCAAATCCCTGTGGCATATTTGTTAAGTTGGTTTCCCTCACATCTAAATGAAGCAAATTAATGAGGTCTCCAATGTTTGCTGGTAACGAGGTGAGTTGATAACAACCTGACAACAACAACGTCTGCAAATTATACAAAGAACATGTCCAGCTGGGTACCTCTTTAATAAGAGTGTGAGAAAGGTCCAAGTAGCGTAAATGTACCAACTTGCCCAATTTAGGTAGCTCACTGATCGCATGATATGAAAAAGAAAGCACCCGTAAGTATTTGTTACTTTGCAACCACA
This genomic stretch from Quercus robur chromosome 4, dhQueRobu3.1, whole genome shotgun sequence harbors:
- the LOC126723775 gene encoding putative disease resistance RPP13-like protein 1, which gives rise to MILETVGGACLSPLVQVLLDRLAVPLIINLFQNRDFDETLLERLKMVLLTVNAVISDAEESEITNVVVKDWVNELKDAVYDADDLSCEIQTIALHCQLEDAKVNRDQVTGQFSAHHPCYEDIKSKLSHNEDLESRLKKIVERLESLSEKIDLLNLKRSVTRKPPIMLPMTSLVDESEVFGRDKDKEELLKSLLAGTVAENRIPVIAIVGIGGVGKTTLAQLLYNDSGVKEHFGLRAWAHVSEEFDVYKVTKIIFESVTSKICNLTDLNILQVRLKEILTGMRFLLVLDDIWNENFIDWDFLLSPLKAGHCSSRIIVTTRNQNVASTMEPLLTYRLPHLSDEACWELFAKHAFKTSTPEEHLILKRIGEDIAKKCKGLPLAAKTLGGLLHPEVEAEQWHAILNSKIWDLPNDKSSILPALLLSYYRLPPHLKRCFAYCSIIPKGFKFYKENLILMWMAEDFLQQPKGQDTMEDVGTVYFHELVSRSFFQLSPDNQFEMHDLVNDLAQFVSGEFCLKVEDSKPCGVSEKVRHLAFLTNRFNGPEKFVHLRELKSLRTFLLLASSNGSTRPAFSHIFHNLWLQSNKYLRVLSFSYHAISELPKLGKLVHLRYLDLSHTLIKEVPSWTCSLYNLQTLLLSGCYQLTSLPANIGDLINLLHLDVRETNLTNMPQGFGKLKSLRVLTNFVVSKDRGANINKLGNLPHLRKTLCISKLENVNDATDASNAKLKEKNHLNELVFQWNSNTHDEQTEIEVLRNLQPHENLMKLTIENYGGTRFPEWLGDAIFANMVFLRLTKCKKCTSLPPLGQLSCLQELSISNMGDLKRLDSGFYGNPHFRAKPFRSLKTLLFENLPQWEHWELLANEDELFPSLQELQIQQCHSLIGSLPKHLGSLTKLVVSGCKKLEASILMAPTLIEMKLHGLDKLKTLPEELLKGNSSFHQLEISSCDSVGSLPLGLLTKLQSLYIKDCNNLKFLSIQNAVLKFLQEMEIKDCPNLESLHEGGLNTCLCCLQTLNLSGCPKLSQFSKGSLPLSLKSLCITNCNNLTPTKEWGLHEMVSLTCFEIEGGCSDVESFPEEGLLPSTLTSLRISGLPKLKYLKKGLADLTSLEKLDINCCEELRYWPAEGLPTTLTSLLLSTLPNLRRLVRGLKDLTSLTMLDIICCDELRLLSVEGFPPSLLYLNIKNCSQLGPQIKEEKYRSQISSETRVCID